One part of the Chryseobacterium sp. 7 genome encodes these proteins:
- a CDS encoding DUF4269 domain-containing protein, which translates to MLDFTRIDYLKEGNERQKKAYEILTKYHVFEKMKDYSPILAGTVPLEIDIKGSDLDIIFEVDLKYEQDFLDDLLCCQLIPQDVEIEHPVISSEKCITLNFILEGFPIEIFGQNKPTTQQNAYLHMAAEYKILQEKGEKFKQKIIELKKLGIKTEPAFGMLLGLENPYEDLLKF; encoded by the coding sequence ATGCTCGATTTTACCAGGATTGATTATCTGAAAGAAGGAAATGAAAGGCAGAAGAAGGCTTACGAAATTCTGACAAAGTATCATGTTTTTGAGAAAATGAAGGACTATTCTCCCATTTTAGCAGGAACTGTTCCTTTAGAAATTGATATCAAAGGAAGCGATCTGGATATTATTTTCGAAGTGGATTTAAAATATGAACAGGATTTTCTGGATGATTTACTATGTTGCCAGCTTATTCCTCAGGATGTAGAAATAGAGCATCCCGTCATAAGCAGTGAAAAATGCATTACATTAAACTTCATACTGGAAGGTTTTCCCATCGAGATTTTCGGACAGAATAAACCTACAACGCAGCAGAATGCATACCTTCATATGGCTGCCGAATACAAAATATTACAGGAAAAAGGAGAAAAATTTAAACAAAAAATAATAGAACTTAAAAAACTGGGAATAAAAACGGAACCAGCCTTCGGAATGTTGCTGGGACTTGAAAATCCTTATGAAGATCTATTGAAATTTTAA
- a CDS encoding TatD family hydrolase: MIDTHTHLYAEEFDEDRKEAVQRALDKGITEFYLPAIDSESHEKMLQLETEYPGQIFSMMGLHPCYVKPESWEKELEIVKNYLDQRHFPAIGEIGIDLYWDKTTLDIQVKAFEQQIDWAIEKDLPIVIHTRESFDETFDVLERKKHPKLRGIFHCFSGNLEQAQHAIDLNFILGIGGVVTFKNGKIDQFLNEIPLDKIVLETDSPYLAPVPHRGKRNESSYLDLVAGKLVNIYGKDFSEIDRITTENAKNLFK; this comes from the coding sequence ATGATTGATACACATACACATCTGTACGCAGAAGAATTTGATGAAGACAGAAAAGAAGCGGTTCAGAGAGCTTTAGATAAAGGAATTACAGAATTTTATCTTCCTGCCATAGATTCAGAATCTCATGAGAAAATGTTGCAGCTGGAAACAGAATATCCAGGACAGATTTTTTCCATGATGGGATTGCATCCCTGTTATGTAAAACCGGAATCCTGGGAAAAGGAACTTGAAATCGTAAAAAATTATCTTGATCAAAGGCATTTTCCAGCAATAGGAGAGATCGGAATTGACCTGTATTGGGATAAAACGACCTTGGATATTCAAGTAAAAGCTTTTGAACAGCAGATTGACTGGGCGATAGAAAAAGATCTTCCCATCGTGATTCATACAAGAGAAAGCTTTGATGAAACATTCGACGTATTGGAAAGAAAAAAACATCCGAAACTAAGAGGAATCTTCCATTGTTTTTCCGGAAATCTGGAACAGGCACAGCATGCCATTGATCTTAATTTTATTTTAGGGATTGGTGGAGTAGTGACCTTCAAAAATGGGAAAATAGATCAGTTTCTGAACGAAATTCCTTTGGATAAAATTGTTCTGGAAACAGATTCTCCGTATCTGGCTCCTGTTCCGCACAGAGGAAAAAGAAACGAAAGCTCGTATCTTGATCTGGTAGCCGGAAAGCTGGTGAATATCTATGGAAAAGACTTTTCTGAGATAGACCGTATCACGACAGAGAATGCAAAAAATCTTTTTAAGTAA
- a CDS encoding DEAD/DEAH box helicase: MNFTDLNLIEPIAKAIQEQGYTTPTPIQERSIPDILEGRDFLGCAQTGTGKTAAFSIPILQNLSKNKIPNKHIKALILTPTRELAIQIEENINAYGKYLPLKQLVIFGGVKQGNQEAALRKGVDILVATPGRLLDFIAQGIISLKNLEIFVLDEADRMLDMGFVHDVKRIIKLLPQRRQTLFFSATMPTEIQKLANSILNNPVKVEVTPVSSTADTIKQSVYFVEKENKLDLLTHILENDISDSVLVFSRTKHGADKIARKLQKDNISAEAIHGNKSQNARQNALNNFKSGKTRILVATDIAARGIDIDELKFVINFELSDVSETYVHRIGRTGRAGAEGNSISFVDGLDLLNLKNTEKLIGKKIDVIKEHPFHTDNLVAQKRDSNNKPFNAGGEKPKTGSNNSSRPNNNRKKPSAGASVGFKKPKNKNFTRKK, translated from the coding sequence TTGAATTTTACAGACTTAAACTTAATAGAACCTATTGCAAAAGCAATCCAGGAGCAGGGATATACGACTCCTACTCCTATCCAGGAAAGATCTATTCCTGATATTCTGGAAGGCAGAGACTTTTTAGGTTGTGCGCAGACAGGAACAGGAAAGACTGCTGCTTTTTCCATCCCTATTCTACAGAATTTATCCAAAAATAAAATTCCCAATAAACATATAAAAGCGTTAATCCTTACTCCAACCAGAGAACTGGCTATTCAGATTGAGGAAAATATTAATGCTTACGGTAAATATCTTCCATTAAAACAGCTTGTTATTTTCGGAGGCGTAAAACAAGGAAACCAGGAAGCTGCTTTGAGAAAAGGGGTTGATATTCTGGTAGCAACACCGGGAAGACTTCTTGACTTTATCGCACAGGGAATCATCAGCCTGAAAAATCTTGAGATCTTTGTTCTTGATGAGGCAGACAGAATGCTGGATATGGGCTTTGTACATGATGTAAAAAGAATCATTAAACTTTTACCCCAGAGAAGACAGACTTTATTTTTCTCAGCAACCATGCCAACCGAAATTCAGAAGCTGGCTAACTCTATCCTTAATAACCCTGTAAAAGTAGAGGTAACTCCTGTTTCTTCTACCGCAGATACCATCAAACAATCCGTTTATTTTGTTGAAAAAGAAAATAAACTGGATCTATTGACCCACATTCTTGAAAATGATATTTCAGATTCGGTACTGGTATTTTCAAGGACGAAACATGGTGCTGATAAAATTGCCAGAAAACTTCAGAAAGACAATATTTCTGCAGAAGCTATTCACGGTAATAAATCTCAGAATGCGAGACAAAATGCTTTGAATAATTTCAAGTCTGGAAAAACAAGAATTCTTGTTGCCACAGATATTGCAGCACGAGGAATTGACATTGATGAACTAAAATTTGTGATCAATTTTGAGCTTTCCGATGTTTCTGAAACCTATGTACACAGAATCGGAAGAACAGGAAGGGCCGGAGCTGAAGGTAATTCTATCTCTTTTGTAGACGGACTCGATCTTTTAAACCTAAAGAATACGGAAAAACTGATCGGGAAGAAAATAGATGTTATCAAAGAGCATCCTTTCCACACGGACAATCTTGTTGCCCAGAAAAGGGATTCTAATAACAAACCTTTTAATGCAGGTGGTGAGAAACCTAAAACAGGCAGCAATAACAGCTCAAGGCCGAATAACAACCGTAAAAAACCTTCTGCGGGCGCTTCGGTAGGATTTAAAAAACCTAAGAACAAAAATTTCACAAGAAAGAAATAA
- a CDS encoding GNAT family N-acetyltransferase, with translation MTVQNSNSTDIDEIFRLYKIATDFQKTKFIVHWPEFDRKLIEMEIAEERQWKIVIDNSIACVWATTFNDPQIWEERNNDPSVYIHRIATNPDFRGKNLVEIIVDWAQQYAANSNKKFIRMDTVGDNPGLIGYYTKCGFDFLGLSKLKNTEGLPAHYDNATVSLFQISIDE, from the coding sequence ATGACAGTACAAAACAGCAACAGCACAGATATAGATGAAATTTTCCGTCTGTACAAAATAGCAACAGATTTTCAAAAAACAAAATTTATAGTTCACTGGCCGGAATTCGACAGAAAACTGATTGAAATGGAAATTGCAGAAGAAAGACAATGGAAGATCGTTATTGATAATTCAATAGCATGTGTCTGGGCAACAACCTTTAATGATCCTCAAATTTGGGAAGAACGCAACAATGATCCTTCGGTTTATATTCACAGGATAGCTACCAATCCGGATTTTCGGGGAAAAAATCTGGTAGAAATAATTGTTGACTGGGCTCAGCAATATGCCGCCAATAGCAATAAAAAATTTATCAGAATGGACACCGTAGGTGATAATCCGGGATTAATAGGGTACTATACAAAGTGTGGTTTCGATTTTTTAGGATTATCCAAGCTTAAAAATACAGAAGGACTGCCTGCTCATTACGACAATGCAACGGTTAGTTTGTTTCAAATTTCAATTGATGAATAA
- a CDS encoding transporter substrate-binding domain-containing protein has product MTQPSKKTIKEMPIHSTDITIPDGINKTLRIAYVDEPPFYWTEHNGVKGADIELAEAILQAIGVSSIEYHLVTFDELLPGVQAGKWDMNVPIFVTAERAKDVDFSIPVWSLGDGFVVQKGNPKALAAYEDILKSNDAMLGLIPGQIQFDAAKLAGVSDNQIILFKNQPEAIAALLSGKIDAFAATTVGNTAIVNTHPELETVPFENNKEIKIPVGAFSFSKDNQVLLQAVNKQLRKYLGSENHRTNMAKYGITKAEIDGIVPGGSIK; this is encoded by the coding sequence ATGACACAACCTTCAAAGAAAACTATCAAAGAGATGCCAATCCATTCAACGGATATTACTATTCCGGATGGCATCAATAAAACATTGAGAATTGCTTATGTAGATGAGCCACCATTTTATTGGACTGAGCATAATGGTGTAAAAGGTGCGGATATTGAACTGGCAGAAGCCATACTTCAGGCTATAGGTGTTTCATCTATTGAGTATCATCTTGTAACATTTGATGAATTACTGCCAGGAGTTCAGGCAGGCAAATGGGATATGAATGTTCCTATTTTTGTAACCGCTGAACGCGCAAAAGATGTGGATTTCAGTATTCCTGTATGGTCACTGGGTGACGGTTTTGTTGTACAAAAAGGCAATCCTAAAGCTCTTGCAGCCTATGAAGATATTCTTAAATCTAATGATGCAATGCTGGGGCTTATTCCGGGGCAAATACAATTCGATGCTGCAAAATTGGCTGGTGTAAGTGATAATCAAATCATACTGTTCAAAAATCAGCCAGAAGCTATTGCTGCATTGTTATCAGGAAAAATAGATGCATTTGCAGCTACTACCGTAGGAAATACGGCTATTGTTAATACTCATCCTGAATTGGAAACGGTTCCTTTTGAAAATAACAAAGAGATTAAAATTCCTGTTGGAGCTTTTTCCTTCAGTAAGGATAATCAGGTTTTATTGCAGGCTGTGAATAAACAGCTTCGTAAATACCTTGGCTCAGAAAACCACCGCACAAACATGGCAAAATATGGAATTACAAAAGCTGAAATTGATGGTATTGTGCCCGGCGGCAGCATAAAATAA
- a CDS encoding PLP-dependent aminotransferase family protein translates to MKTIKYQDLSDYYEAQIKKGILKTGDKMPSLRQIRSEKKISMTTAQMVYSVLESKDLIVSKPKSGYIVCSPYNHKIQLPEATNPLQKAENSRPEDAAINVYDTIDQKHIVQLSLGIPATSFLPVAALNKCIKNAVNTIDYCGVQYDPIEGNSRLRQQIAKRTLHWNGSITLEDVITTSGCIPALSYCLQSITQPGDTIAVESPVYFGILQLAKHLRLKVVELSTHPQTGINLDSLEKLLKKQEIATLVIVSNFSNPLGYCMPDDKKEKLVQLMTQYNIPLIEDDIYGDLYFGEKRPANCKTFDKEGMVLLCNSISKSLAPGYRVGWILPGKYKDKVIKTKAIQQISDTAITHQAVALYLESGKYEKHLRKLRQDLYVNYVKVTKAILEYFPDETRCTQPQGGLFLWVELDKSINAFTLYKKALQKNIAIMPGIAFSLQDQYTHCIRLSYASEWNDDVEKAIKELGILIHSMSYVK, encoded by the coding sequence ATGAAAACAATAAAATATCAAGATCTCTCAGATTATTATGAAGCCCAAATCAAGAAAGGGATCTTAAAGACGGGTGATAAAATGCCATCTTTACGACAGATACGTTCGGAAAAGAAAATAAGTATGACTACTGCACAGATGGTATATAGTGTTTTGGAAAGTAAAGATCTTATTGTATCAAAACCAAAATCCGGTTATATTGTCTGCTCCCCATATAATCATAAAATTCAATTGCCAGAGGCCACCAATCCTTTACAAAAAGCCGAAAACAGCCGGCCGGAAGATGCTGCAATAAATGTGTATGATACCATTGATCAGAAACATATTGTACAATTATCTTTAGGTATACCGGCTACTTCATTTTTACCTGTTGCAGCGCTCAATAAATGTATTAAGAATGCTGTTAATACTATTGATTACTGCGGTGTGCAGTATGACCCGATAGAAGGAAATTCCAGATTAAGACAGCAGATTGCTAAAAGAACTTTACATTGGAATGGAAGTATTACTTTAGAGGATGTGATAACAACATCAGGCTGTATTCCGGCTTTGTCTTATTGCCTGCAAAGCATTACCCAGCCAGGAGATACAATAGCCGTAGAAAGCCCGGTTTACTTTGGAATTTTGCAGCTAGCCAAACATCTTCGTTTAAAAGTAGTTGAACTTTCTACTCATCCGCAAACAGGGATTAATCTGGATAGCTTAGAAAAGCTTTTGAAAAAACAGGAAATAGCCACATTGGTTATTGTAAGTAATTTTAGCAATCCATTGGGATACTGTATGCCTGATGATAAAAAAGAAAAACTTGTACAGCTTATGACTCAATATAATATACCATTAATTGAAGATGACATTTATGGTGATTTATATTTTGGTGAGAAGCGTCCGGCCAATTGTAAGACTTTTGACAAGGAAGGAATGGTACTGCTTTGCAATTCTATATCAAAATCACTAGCTCCAGGATATAGAGTAGGGTGGATACTACCCGGGAAGTATAAAGATAAAGTGATAAAAACCAAAGCTATACAACAGATTTCAGATACAGCCATAACCCATCAGGCGGTTGCACTATATCTAGAGTCCGGTAAATATGAAAAACATCTTCGAAAACTTAGGCAAGATTTATACGTTAACTACGTGAAAGTAACTAAAGCTATTCTCGAATATTTTCCTGATGAGACCAGGTGTACGCAGCCACAAGGAGGTTTGTTCTTGTGGGTTGAACTGGATAAATCCATCAATGCTTTTACTTTATACAAAAAAGCCTTGCAAAAAAATATTGCCATTATGCCCGGTATTGCATTTTCACTACAAGATCAATATACCCATTGCATAAGGCTGAGCTATGCTTCAGAATGGAATGATGATGTGGAAAAAGCAATAAAAGAGCTGGGAATTTTGATTCATTCTATGTCTTACGTTAAATAG
- a CDS encoding DUF6438 domain-containing protein, which translates to MKYLLAICAFVFLTSCKTSQKVNSKYTKIEYEATPCFGFCPVFKMTINPDRTAVFEAEHFNFNDKPSKDEFSKPREGTFKGTIKEEDYNKLISLLDGLNVKGLNDKYGEKNITDLPTSYLRIKLADGTSKNIEDYGKRGSEKLSEVYQFFENLRKNQQWTKVK; encoded by the coding sequence ATGAAATATTTGCTAGCTATTTGTGCATTTGTGTTTTTAACATCCTGTAAAACTTCTCAAAAAGTAAATTCAAAATATACTAAAATTGAGTATGAAGCGACTCCGTGTTTTGGATTCTGCCCTGTTTTTAAAATGACCATCAACCCAGATAGAACTGCAGTTTTTGAAGCAGAACATTTTAATTTTAACGATAAACCTTCCAAAGATGAATTCTCAAAGCCACGCGAAGGGACTTTTAAAGGAACCATCAAAGAAGAAGATTATAATAAACTGATCAGTTTGCTGGATGGGTTAAATGTTAAAGGATTAAATGATAAATATGGCGAAAAAAATATCACCGATCTTCCAACTTCTTATTTAAGAATAAAACTTGCTGACGGAACTTCAAAAAATATAGAAGATTACGGAAAACGTGGAAGTGAAAAGCTTTCAGAAGTTTATCAGTTTTTTGAAAATCTAAGAAAAAACCAGCAATGGACTAAAGTGAAGTAG
- the obgE gene encoding GTPase ObgE, which produces MSNFVDYVKIHCKSGHGGAGSAHLRREKYIPKGGPDGGDGGRGGHVIMRGNAQEWTLLPLRYTRHIKAERGENGAKNQLTGADGSDIYIDVPIGTIAKNEEGEIIGEILDDKQEIILMQGGKGGKGNEHFKSSTNQTPRYAQPGMDGEEGYVVFELKILADVGLVGFPNAGKSTLLASVSAAKPKIANYAFTTLTPNLGIVDYRNYKSFVMADIPGIIEGAAEGKGLGHRFLRHIERNSILLFLIPADSEHHFQEFKILENELKEYNPELLDKDFIVSVSKSDLLDDELKNEIAAEFPENKQPLFFSGVTGEGLMELKDAIWKQLHG; this is translated from the coding sequence ATGTCTAACTTTGTAGATTACGTAAAAATCCATTGTAAAAGCGGACACGGAGGTGCTGGTTCTGCCCACCTTCGCCGTGAAAAGTATATTCCTAAAGGCGGTCCGGACGGAGGAGACGGAGGTCGTGGCGGACACGTCATTATGAGAGGAAATGCTCAGGAATGGACTTTACTTCCACTCCGATACACCCGTCACATAAAAGCAGAACGAGGTGAAAACGGAGCAAAAAACCAGCTGACCGGAGCTGATGGTTCTGATATTTATATTGATGTTCCTATTGGGACCATTGCTAAAAATGAGGAGGGTGAAATTATCGGAGAAATCCTTGATGACAAACAGGAAATCATTTTGATGCAGGGAGGAAAAGGTGGAAAAGGAAACGAACATTTCAAATCTTCTACCAATCAGACTCCAAGATATGCTCAACCCGGAATGGATGGTGAGGAAGGCTATGTGGTCTTCGAACTTAAAATTTTGGCGGATGTAGGACTTGTTGGGTTTCCAAATGCCGGAAAATCTACACTTTTAGCATCTGTTTCTGCGGCAAAACCAAAAATTGCCAATTACGCTTTTACCACTTTAACTCCTAACCTTGGAATTGTAGATTACAGAAATTACAAATCTTTTGTAATGGCTGATATTCCAGGAATCATTGAAGGAGCAGCAGAAGGAAAAGGCTTAGGACACAGATTCCTGAGACATATTGAAAGAAACTCTATCCTTTTATTTTTAATTCCGGCTGATTCTGAACACCATTTCCAGGAGTTTAAAATTCTTGAAAATGAGCTGAAGGAGTACAATCCTGAATTGTTGGATAAAGATTTCATTGTTTCCGTTTCAAAATCTGACCTTTTGGATGATGAACTGAAAAATGAAATTGCAGCAGAGTTCCCGGAAAACAAACAGCCATTATTCTTCTCAGGGGTTACCGGAGAAGGTCTTATGGAACTGAAAGATGCTATCTGGAAACAATTACACGGATAG
- a CDS encoding adenylate kinase — protein sequence MINIVLFGPPGSGKGTQAQNLIEKFNLKQVSTGDLFRYNMKNDTELGKLAKSYIDKGELVPDQVTTDMLIDEIKKPTDTNGFIFDGYPRTTAQTEALETIVKEVLNDEIDICLSLVVEDKILVERLLKRGETSGRSDDSNVEIIENRIKEYYTKTAEVAELYKQQGKYVEVNGVGEIDEISQKLFAEVEKIK from the coding sequence ATGATAAACATTGTTCTGTTCGGCCCTCCAGGAAGTGGAAAAGGAACACAAGCTCAGAATCTGATCGAAAAATTCAATTTAAAACAGGTTTCAACAGGTGATCTTTTCAGATACAATATGAAAAATGACACTGAACTTGGTAAATTGGCTAAATCATACATCGATAAGGGAGAATTGGTTCCGGATCAGGTAACAACAGATATGCTGATTGACGAGATCAAAAAACCTACTGATACCAACGGTTTTATTTTTGACGGATATCCAAGAACAACGGCTCAGACAGAAGCTTTGGAAACCATCGTTAAAGAAGTACTGAATGACGAGATAGACATCTGTCTTTCATTGGTAGTAGAGGACAAAATTTTGGTTGAAAGACTTCTGAAAAGAGGGGAAACCAGCGGAAGATCAGACGACAGCAATGTAGAGATCATCGAAAACAGAATTAAAGAATATTATACCAAAACAGCAGAAGTTGCCGAGCTTTATAAGCAGCAGGGTAAATATGTAGAGGTAAACGGTGTTGGAGAAATTGATGAAATTTCCCAAAAACTTTTCGCTGAGGTAGAGAAAATTAAATAA
- a CDS encoding phosphoribosyltransferase, with product MESIKVHDKTFVPYLKDAEIQEIVKETALRIYEDYKDEVPVFIGVLNGVVMFFSDLLKYYPGECEIAFIQMSSYVGTESTGIVYQKMELTKDVRDRHIILVEDIVDTGNTVESLFKYFKETQRPKSVKLASFLLKPEIYKKDFKLDYIGKEIPNKFVLGYGLDYDELGRNLPNLYQLEDGQINH from the coding sequence ATGGAAAGCATTAAAGTTCACGACAAAACTTTCGTTCCTTATTTAAAGGATGCCGAAATTCAGGAAATTGTAAAAGAGACAGCGTTAAGAATTTATGAGGATTACAAGGATGAGGTTCCTGTTTTCATTGGTGTATTAAATGGAGTGGTGATGTTCTTCTCAGATCTTTTAAAATATTACCCGGGGGAATGCGAAATTGCCTTCATTCAAATGAGCTCTTATGTAGGAACTGAATCTACAGGGATCGTTTATCAGAAAATGGAGCTTACTAAAGACGTGAGAGACCGTCATATTATTCTTGTAGAAGATATCGTAGATACAGGAAATACAGTAGAAAGTCTTTTCAAATATTTCAAAGAAACACAACGTCCTAAATCTGTAAAACTGGCAAGTTTCCTATTGAAACCTGAGATTTACAAAAAAGACTTCAAACTGGATTATATCGGAAAAGAAATTCCTAATAAGTTTGTGCTTGGGTACGGACTGGATTATGATGAGTTAGGAAGAAACCTACCGAATTTATATCAGTTGGAAGACGGACAAATCAACCATTAA
- a CDS encoding ABC-F family ATP-binding cassette domain-containing protein, with translation MILLQNISFGFPGGNLLFNHTNLTIQSSIKSALVGGNGMGKSTLLKMIAGEIQPLNGSINIQGDIFYVPQMFGNCNCLTIAECLKIDQKLYALQKITDGEVDEIYFEMLNDDWDIEERSHQALEHWGFENFELTQKLDDLSGGQKTKVFLAGIQINQPDIIVLDEPTNHLDLNGRKLLYDLINKTDSTVVIVSHDRTLLNIVDTIFELSNQGIAAYGGNYDFYAEQKKVEEEALQNDIHSKERALKKAKEKERETLERKQKLDSRGRGKQEKSGVARIMMNTLRNNAEKNSSKLKCVHAEKITEISCDLRDLRSSLKNSDQMKVNFNDSNLHSGKILVTTEDINFTYGKGKLWKENISLKVRSGDRISVKGSNGSGKTTLIKLLLEKIEPTEGKINTAEFNSIYIDQEYSLINHESTLYDFVQTFNDSALQESEVKTLLSRFLFGKDTWDKKCGMLSGGERLRLLLCGLSISNKAPDMIILDEPTNNLDLQNVEILTNSIKNYHGTVLVISHDEIFLEEIEIDRELKLD, from the coding sequence ATGATTTTACTACAAAATATATCCTTTGGGTTTCCGGGAGGAAATCTTCTATTCAATCATACCAATTTAACAATACAATCTTCCATCAAATCTGCTTTAGTGGGAGGCAATGGCATGGGAAAATCAACCCTTCTGAAAATGATTGCGGGCGAAATACAACCTTTAAACGGCTCCATCAATATTCAGGGTGATATTTTTTATGTACCCCAAATGTTCGGAAATTGTAACTGCCTTACCATCGCTGAATGTCTTAAAATAGATCAGAAATTATATGCGCTTCAAAAAATTACAGACGGAGAAGTGGATGAAATTTATTTTGAAATGCTCAACGATGACTGGGACATTGAAGAACGATCTCATCAAGCTCTGGAACACTGGGGATTCGAAAATTTTGAATTAACCCAAAAATTAGACGACTTGAGTGGTGGCCAAAAGACTAAAGTTTTTCTTGCCGGAATTCAGATTAATCAACCAGATATTATTGTATTGGATGAACCTACCAACCATTTGGATCTTAATGGCAGGAAATTACTGTATGATCTTATCAACAAAACGGATTCAACAGTGGTTATCGTAAGTCATGACCGTACTTTGCTCAATATTGTAGACACTATATTCGAATTAAGCAATCAGGGAATTGCAGCATATGGTGGTAATTACGATTTCTATGCAGAACAGAAAAAAGTGGAAGAGGAAGCTTTGCAAAATGACATTCATTCCAAAGAACGGGCTCTGAAAAAAGCAAAAGAAAAGGAAAGGGAAACACTGGAAAGAAAGCAAAAGCTTGATTCAAGAGGTAGAGGGAAACAAGAAAAGTCCGGAGTAGCAAGAATTATGATGAATACCCTTCGAAACAATGCTGAAAAAAACAGTTCAAAACTAAAATGTGTACATGCTGAGAAAATCACAGAAATTTCATGTGATTTGAGAGACTTACGTTCTTCTTTAAAGAATTCCGATCAGATGAAAGTTAATTTTAATGATTCTAATCTGCATTCAGGGAAAATCCTTGTTACTACTGAAGATATTAATTTTACTTATGGAAAGGGAAAACTCTGGAAAGAAAATATCAGTCTTAAGGTAAGAAGTGGAGATAGAATTTCCGTTAAAGGTTCAAACGGTTCCGGAAAAACCACACTGATAAAGCTTCTGCTGGAAAAAATTGAGCCTACGGAAGGGAAAATAAACACGGCAGAATTCAACAGTATTTATATTGACCAGGAATACTCTCTGATTAATCATGAATCAACGCTTTATGACTTTGTACAGACTTTCAATGACAGTGCATTACAGGAATCTGAAGTGAAAACATTATTGTCCAGATTTCTGTTTGGAAAAGATACATGGGATAAGAAATGCGGTATGCTGAGTGGTGGTGAACGTTTGCGCTTACTTCTCTGCGGACTTTCCATCAGCAATAAAGCTCCGGATATGATCATTCTCGATGAACCAACCAATAACTTAGATCTTCAGAATGTAGAAATTCTTACCAATTCTATCAAAAACTATCATGGAACTGTGCTGGTGATTTCCCATGATGAGATTTTTCTGGAGGAGATTGAGATTGATAGAGAATTGAAGCTTGATTAA
- a CDS encoding HEAT repeat domain-containing protein, whose translation MTIEELIKDKAVKSKEKVDIISKWIIDKSLPTDELIAFAEKSKDPVKATCVEALEYATKQNPNLADETIFSFVTQTLTEKAPRIKWESAKVIGNTAHLFPENLDPAISNLLVNTEHEGTVVRWSAAFALGEILKLKTRHIETLLSALEKISEKEEKNSIKKIYLDAIKKTKK comes from the coding sequence GTGACTATAGAAGAACTTATCAAAGACAAGGCTGTAAAATCAAAAGAAAAAGTAGACATCATCAGCAAATGGATTATTGACAAATCCTTACCTACCGATGAACTGATTGCTTTCGCTGAAAAATCAAAAGATCCTGTAAAAGCAACCTGCGTGGAAGCCTTGGAATATGCTACAAAACAGAATCCCAATCTGGCGGATGAAACCATATTTTCATTTGTTACCCAAACCCTTACTGAAAAAGCACCCAGAATAAAATGGGAAAGTGCCAAAGTAATAGGCAACACAGCTCATTTATTCCCAGAAAATCTGGATCCGGCTATTTCTAATTTGTTAGTGAATACGGAACATGAAGGAACTGTAGTACGATGGAGTGCAGCATTTGCACTGGGTGAAATTTTAAAATTGAAAACCAGGCATATTGAAACTCTGCTTTCTGCTCTTGAAAAGATTAGTGAGAAGGAAGAGAAAAACAGCATTAAAAAGATTTATCTGGATGCGATTAAGAAAACGAAGAAATAA